The Agromyces marinus genome window below encodes:
- a CDS encoding DNA polymerase Y family protein codes for MSGAVRSIVLWCPDWPVLAACRDAGLDPGAPVALTEAGQVHSCSAAARRDGVARGLRLREAQYRSPALEVLPYDAALDHRAFEPVVRGIEAIVPGVQVVRPGTLAMRARGPARYYGDEDAAARALLAAVAEHGIAGACVGVADGPFAAEQAARAAGAHPDSAGRRVLAVPPEGSAGFLAPLPVSLVVDARTTTLLHRLGVRTLGGFAALPEEDVRRRFGAAGAFAHDRAAGRERSRVAPRTPPPDFEVEQHFEPPLERIDQLAFAFRVRAEEFIERMRAKRLVCTGIRVELDDDRGGHSSRSWLHPHWFTPADVVDRVRWQLQGAGPADAGLEAPIVRLRIVPERVDSTGNHEEGLWGGGPDERVHHGLTRVQSMLGHEGVLTAAVGGGRMLADRQVLVPWGDRPPEGAAAEAPWPGSLPALAPASVFRERPAVALTDAAGASVAVDARGTISSPPASFAVAGAVPAPVRAWAGPWPVVERWWDPVRARRVHRFQVVDHEGCAWLLVRDAEGWWAEARYD; via the coding sequence ATGAGCGGGGCCGTTCGCAGCATCGTGCTCTGGTGCCCGGACTGGCCCGTGCTCGCCGCGTGCCGCGACGCCGGGCTCGACCCGGGTGCGCCGGTCGCCCTGACCGAGGCCGGGCAGGTGCATTCGTGCTCGGCGGCGGCTCGGCGCGACGGGGTCGCACGCGGGCTGAGGCTGCGCGAGGCGCAGTACCGCTCCCCCGCGCTCGAGGTCCTGCCGTACGACGCCGCGCTCGATCACCGCGCGTTCGAGCCGGTCGTGCGCGGCATCGAGGCGATCGTGCCCGGCGTGCAGGTCGTGCGGCCGGGCACGCTCGCGATGCGGGCGCGCGGGCCGGCGCGGTACTACGGCGACGAGGATGCCGCGGCGCGCGCGCTGCTCGCGGCGGTCGCCGAGCACGGCATCGCGGGGGCCTGCGTGGGCGTCGCCGACGGGCCGTTCGCCGCGGAGCAGGCGGCGCGCGCGGCGGGCGCGCATCCGGATTCGGCCGGGCGACGGGTGCTGGCGGTGCCACCGGAGGGGTCGGCGGGGTTCCTGGCCCCGTTGCCGGTCTCGCTCGTCGTCGACGCGCGCACGACGACGTTGCTGCATCGGCTGGGCGTGCGCACGCTCGGCGGGTTCGCGGCGCTCCCGGAGGAGGACGTCCGGCGGAGGTTCGGGGCGGCCGGCGCGTTCGCGCACGACCGCGCCGCGGGTCGCGAACGCTCCCGGGTGGCTCCGCGCACCCCGCCGCCCGACTTCGAGGTCGAGCAGCACTTCGAGCCTCCGCTCGAGCGGATCGACCAGCTCGCGTTCGCGTTCCGGGTGCGCGCCGAGGAGTTCATCGAGCGGATGCGGGCGAAGCGACTCGTGTGCACCGGCATCCGGGTCGAGCTCGACGACGACCGCGGGGGCCATTCGAGTCGCAGTTGGCTGCACCCGCACTGGTTCACGCCGGCCGATGTCGTCGATCGGGTCCGTTGGCAGTTGCAGGGTGCGGGGCCGGCCGATGCCGGGCTCGAGGCGCCCATCGTGCGGCTGCGGATCGTGCCCGAGCGGGTGGATTCCACGGGCAACCACGAGGAGGGGCTGTGGGGCGGCGGCCCCGACGAGCGCGTGCACCACGGGCTCACGCGCGTGCAGAGCATGCTCGGGCACGAGGGCGTGCTCACGGCCGCGGTCGGCGGCGGGCGCATGCTCGCAGACCGCCAGGTGCTCGTGCCGTGGGGCGACCGCCCGCCCGAGGGCGCCGCGGCCGAGGCTCCCTGGCCGGGAAGCCTGCCCGCGCTCGCTCCGGCGAGCGTGTTCCGGGAACGGCCCGCGGTGGCGTTGACGGATGCCGCGGGCGCCTCGGTCGCGGTCGATGCGCGCGGCACGATCTCGTCGCCGCCCGCGTCGTTCGCGGTCGCCGGTGCGGTGCCCGCGCCGGTGCGAGCGTGGGCGGGTCCGTGGCCGGTCGTGGAGCGGTGGTGGGATCCGGTGCGCGCCCGACGGGTGCACCGGTTCCAGGTGGTCGATCACGAGGGGTGCGCGTGGCTGCTGGTCCGCGATGCCGAGGGCTGGTGGGCCGAGGCGAGGTACGACTGA
- a CDS encoding error-prone DNA polymerase: MGWNNPEIPWSELERRLSDRQRPGGSGGGADAPRSPGGGRGDGGDAPGWSRKRHPYRPPEGEDGRDGPARPLGPAVPYAELHAHSTFSFLDGASGPERLVEEAHRLGLTGLAITDHDGFYGIVRFAEAAEAYPELETVYGAELSFGLSRPQMGAADPEGDHLLVLAAREEGYHRLAAAITAGQLAGGEKGRPVYDLDDLGARAGGQWVVSTGCRKGAVRRALAGEGGADAAWRELDRLVAVFGRDQIVVELTDHGDPHDQVRNDVLAELAARARVPALATNAVHYATPDEHRLAAALAAVRARRSLDELDGWLPASDGRHLRSGAEMLARFARHPGAVAQSATLARDLSFRLRSARPRLPKLDVPDGHTPMSWLRELVRRGAELRYPGVPGHVRDRLAKELDVIEQKDFPGYFLIVHDLVQEARRRGILCQGRGSAANSAVCYVLEITGVDSIFYGLPFERFLSSLRDEEPDIDVDFDSDRREEIIQYVYGKYGRMNAAQVANVISYRPKGAVRDMAKALGYSTGQQDAWSRQVERWGSVVESDEHDIPGPVVELAEQLLTFPRHLGIHSGGMVLTDRPVGEVCPIEHARMEQRTVLQWDKDDCAWMGLVKFDLLGLGMLAALQYTFDLVREHTGEQWELATIPKEEGAVYDMLCRADSIGVFQVESRAQMGTLPRLQPRCFYDLVVEIALIRPGPVQGGAVHPYIRRRTGEEQVTYLHPKLEPVLRRTLGVPLFQEQLMQMAVAVGDCDAADADLLRRAMGSKRGVEKIERLRAKLFDGMARNGIEADVAESIYAKIEAFANFGFAESHAISFGLLVYASSWLKLHYPAAFLAALLRAQPMGFYSPHTLTADARRHGVELRRPDLARSGVHAGLEASEPADTAADAATGARGIRSPTGMPGCAGPQPPVGRFDRDAPDRSAEHRRDGAFAVRLGLADVTSIGTAVAERIVAERDAHGPYRDMADLSRRADLDATQLEALAAAGAFECFELRPRQALWLAGEAAQDRADYLPGSVVVVQPPLLPMLNDAEQVVYDLWATGISPDDHPIRHVRGRLDARGVVRIDRLPGTESGRRIEVGGVVTHRQRPATASGITFMNLEDESGTLNVIASVGVWTRYRRIAREAPAMVVRGILERSREGVVNLVADRFEPLTVSTSNRSRDFR, translated from the coding sequence GTGGGGTGGAACAATCCCGAGATCCCGTGGAGCGAGCTCGAGCGGCGGCTCTCCGATCGGCAGCGGCCGGGCGGGTCGGGCGGCGGGGCGGACGCGCCGCGCAGCCCGGGCGGCGGGCGCGGTGACGGCGGCGACGCCCCGGGGTGGAGTCGGAAGCGGCATCCGTATCGCCCTCCAGAGGGCGAGGACGGGCGGGACGGGCCGGCGCGACCGCTCGGTCCGGCCGTCCCGTACGCCGAACTGCACGCGCACTCGACGTTCAGCTTCCTCGACGGCGCGTCGGGGCCCGAGCGCCTCGTCGAGGAGGCGCACCGCCTGGGGCTCACCGGGCTGGCGATCACCGACCACGACGGGTTCTACGGCATCGTGCGGTTCGCCGAGGCGGCCGAGGCGTACCCCGAGCTCGAGACGGTGTACGGCGCCGAGCTCTCGTTCGGCCTCAGCCGGCCGCAGATGGGTGCGGCCGACCCCGAGGGCGATCACCTGCTCGTCCTCGCGGCGCGCGAGGAGGGCTACCACCGACTCGCTGCGGCGATCACCGCGGGCCAGCTCGCCGGCGGTGAGAAGGGGCGCCCGGTTTACGACCTCGACGACCTCGGCGCGCGCGCGGGCGGCCAGTGGGTGGTCTCGACCGGGTGCCGCAAGGGTGCGGTGCGCCGGGCGCTCGCGGGCGAGGGCGGGGCGGATGCCGCGTGGCGCGAGCTCGACCGGCTCGTCGCGGTGTTCGGCCGAGACCAGATCGTCGTCGAACTCACCGACCACGGCGACCCGCACGACCAGGTGCGCAACGACGTGCTCGCCGAGCTCGCGGCCCGCGCGCGCGTGCCCGCGCTCGCGACGAACGCGGTGCACTACGCGACGCCCGACGAGCATCGTCTCGCGGCGGCGCTCGCCGCCGTGCGGGCGCGGCGCAGCCTCGACGAACTCGACGGCTGGCTGCCCGCGTCCGACGGGCGGCACCTGCGTTCGGGTGCGGAGATGCTGGCGCGGTTCGCGCGCCATCCGGGTGCCGTCGCCCAGTCGGCGACGCTCGCCCGCGACCTGTCCTTCCGGCTCCGGAGCGCCCGGCCGAGGCTGCCGAAGCTCGACGTGCCCGATGGGCACACGCCCATGTCGTGGCTGCGCGAACTGGTGCGACGTGGTGCCGAGCTGCGCTACCCGGGGGTTCCGGGTCACGTGCGCGACCGGCTCGCGAAGGAGCTCGACGTGATCGAGCAGAAGGACTTCCCCGGCTACTTCCTCATCGTGCACGATCTCGTGCAGGAGGCGCGCCGTCGCGGCATCCTCTGCCAGGGTCGCGGATCGGCGGCGAACTCGGCGGTCTGCTACGTGCTGGAGATCACCGGGGTCGACTCGATCTTCTACGGGCTGCCGTTCGAGCGCTTCCTGTCGTCGCTGCGCGACGAGGAGCCCGACATCGACGTCGACTTCGACTCCGATCGGCGTGAGGAGATCATCCAGTACGTCTACGGCAAGTACGGGCGGATGAACGCCGCGCAGGTCGCGAACGTCATCAGCTACCGCCCGAAGGGCGCGGTGCGCGACATGGCGAAGGCGCTCGGCTACTCGACCGGGCAGCAGGATGCGTGGTCGCGGCAGGTCGAGCGCTGGGGTTCGGTGGTCGAATCCGACGAGCACGACATCCCGGGGCCGGTGGTCGAGCTGGCCGAGCAGCTGCTGACGTTCCCGCGGCACCTCGGCATCCACTCGGGCGGCATGGTGCTCACCGATCGGCCGGTCGGCGAGGTGTGCCCCATCGAGCACGCGCGCATGGAGCAGCGCACGGTGCTGCAGTGGGACAAGGACGACTGCGCCTGGATGGGCCTGGTCAAGTTCGACCTGCTCGGGCTCGGCATGCTCGCGGCGCTGCAGTACACGTTCGACCTCGTGCGCGAGCACACCGGCGAGCAGTGGGAACTCGCGACGATCCCGAAGGAGGAGGGGGCCGTCTACGACATGCTGTGCCGGGCGGATTCGATCGGGGTGTTCCAGGTCGAGTCGCGCGCGCAGATGGGCACGCTCCCCCGCCTGCAGCCCCGGTGCTTCTACGACCTCGTGGTCGAGATCGCGCTCATCCGTCCGGGCCCCGTGCAGGGCGGAGCCGTGCACCCCTACATCCGGCGCCGCACGGGCGAGGAACAGGTGACCTACCTGCACCCCAAGCTCGAACCGGTGCTGCGGCGCACGCTCGGGGTTCCGCTGTTCCAGGAGCAGCTCATGCAGATGGCCGTCGCGGTCGGCGACTGCGACGCGGCCGACGCCGACCTGCTGCGCCGGGCGATGGGCTCCAAGCGGGGCGTGGAGAAGATCGAGCGGCTGCGCGCGAAGCTGTTCGACGGTATGGCACGCAACGGCATCGAAGCGGATGTCGCCGAGTCGATCTACGCCAAGATCGAGGCGTTCGCGAACTTCGGGTTCGCCGAGAGCCACGCGATCAGCTTCGGACTGCTGGTCTATGCGAGTTCGTGGTTGAAGCTGCACTACCCGGCGGCGTTCCTCGCGGCGCTGTTGCGAGCGCAGCCGATGGGGTTCTACTCGCCGCACACGCTCACCGCCGACGCGCGCCGGCACGGCGTCGAACTGCGCCGCCCCGACCTGGCGCGCTCGGGTGTGCACGCGGGGCTCGAGGCGTCGGAGCCCGCCGACACGGCAGCGGATGCCGCGACCGGCGCCCGTGGCATCCGCTCGCCCACCGGCATGCCCGGCTGCGCCGGCCCGCAACCGCCCGTCGGCCGGTTCGATCGCGACGCGCCCGACCGCTCGGCGGAGCACCGCCGCGACGGCGCGTTCGCGGTGCGCCTGGGCCTGGCCGACGTGACCTCGATCGGTACCGCGGTCGCCGAGCGCATCGTCGCCGAACGCGACGCGCACGGCCCGTACCGCGACATGGCCGACCTGTCCCGGCGGGCCGACCTCGATGCGACGCAGCTCGAGGCGCTCGCCGCGGCCGGGGCGTTCGAGTGCTTCGAACTGCGCCCGCGGCAGGCGCTGTGGCTCGCGGGCGAGGCCGCGCAGGATCGCGCCGACTACCTTCCCGGTTCGGTCGTCGTCGTGCAGCCGCCGTTGCTGCCGATGCTCAACGACGCCGAGCAGGTCGTGTACGACCTCTGGGCAACGGGCATCTCGCCCGACGACCACCCGATCCGGCATGTGCGGGGCCGGCTCGACGCGCGCGGGGTGGTGCGCATCGACCGATTGCCCGGCACGGAGTCGGGCCGTCGCATCGAGGTCGGCGGGGTCGTCACGCACCGGCAACGGCCGGCGACCGCGAGCGGGATCACGTTCATGAACCTCGAGGACGAGTCGGGAACGCTCAACGTGATCGCGAGCGTCGGGGTCTGGACGAGGTACCGTCGCATCGCTCGCGAGGCCCCGGCGATGGTCGTCCGCGGCATCCTCGAACGTTCGCGCGAGGGCGTCGTGAACCTCGTCGCGGACCGGTTCGAACCGCTCACCGTGTCGACCTCGAACCGGTCACGGGACTTCCGCTGA
- a CDS encoding MFS transporter, with amino-acid sequence MTGDAREPLFTRAFIALGVAELAYFSAAGLALFALPLYVTGPVGGNEAAAGLSVGVFAVSALVLRPFAGRATDRYGRRPLLLGGAIVAALCLLLLAVTDDLWVIIALRLGAGVAEAAFFVAGFAALADLAPPSRMGEALSYNSLGLYLGIALGPVLGQVLYDLAGFRAAWLGGAVLATVAAGLSVIVGETRTTRPIRGAPLRIVHRPAIAPSIGFLTSLVAVGGFVAFATLYADRVGFAAPSTALVTYGVIVVVCRVAFARVVDRVRPLPLAVGALVTIGAGLLVAAAWQDRWGLIAGVAVMAVGITFSTPAFFAAVFATAAPEERGIASGTASAAVDLGLGIGPILLGFVAAPFGIPWAFALAAGIAFAGAAWTGGLVRRSARAAPA; translated from the coding sequence GTGACCGGAGACGCGCGCGAACCGCTCTTCACGCGCGCGTTCATCGCACTCGGCGTCGCGGAGCTGGCCTATTTCTCGGCGGCCGGGCTCGCGCTGTTCGCGCTGCCGCTCTACGTGACCGGCCCGGTCGGCGGGAACGAAGCGGCCGCGGGACTCTCAGTGGGCGTGTTCGCCGTCTCGGCGCTCGTGCTGCGCCCGTTCGCGGGGCGCGCGACCGACCGGTACGGGCGGCGCCCGTTGCTGCTCGGCGGGGCGATCGTCGCCGCGCTCTGCCTGCTCCTGCTGGCGGTGACCGACGACCTGTGGGTGATCATCGCGCTGCGGCTGGGCGCGGGGGTCGCCGAGGCGGCGTTCTTCGTCGCCGGGTTCGCTGCCCTCGCGGATCTCGCTCCGCCGTCGCGGATGGGCGAGGCGCTGTCGTACAACTCGCTCGGACTGTACCTGGGGATCGCGCTCGGCCCCGTGCTCGGTCAGGTGCTGTACGACCTCGCGGGGTTCCGTGCGGCCTGGTTGGGCGGTGCCGTGCTCGCAACGGTCGCCGCCGGCCTGTCGGTGATCGTCGGCGAGACCCGGACGACGCGCCCGATCCGTGGCGCTCCGTTGCGCATCGTGCACCGGCCGGCGATCGCCCCGTCCATCGGGTTCCTCACGTCGCTGGTCGCCGTCGGCGGATTCGTGGCGTTCGCGACGCTGTACGCCGATCGGGTCGGGTTCGCCGCCCCGAGCACCGCCCTGGTCACGTACGGCGTGATCGTCGTCGTGTGCCGTGTCGCGTTCGCACGGGTGGTGGACCGCGTGCGCCCGCTGCCGCTCGCGGTCGGCGCGCTCGTCACGATCGGCGCGGGCCTCCTCGTCGCGGCGGCCTGGCAGGACCGGTGGGGGCTCATCGCCGGCGTCGCGGTCATGGCCGTCGGCATCACGTTCAGCACGCCGGCGTTCTTCGCCGCCGTCTTCGCGACGGCGGCGCCCGAGGAGCGCGGCATCGCCTCGGGGACCGCGAGCGCTGCGGTCGACCTCGGCCTCGGGATCGGTCCGATCCTGCTCGGGTTCGTCGCGGCGCCGTTCGGCATCCCGTGGGCGTTCGCGCTCGCCGCGGGGATCGCGTTCGCGGGTGCGGCATGGACCGGCGGCCTCGTGCGCCGGTCGGCTCGGGCGGCGCCCGCGTAG
- a CDS encoding DUF3097 domain-containing protein — translation MPAANRDPFGPDRYGEDVLAGDWRAVGRRATPEVPAIRDLVVELADDGYCGAVVRVEKQLVTLEDRHGRTRVFPLGHGFLVDGEPVRLVAPVAAAPQGRVRTASGSFAVEPGRPARVALPSRIFVEGRHDAELVEKVWGADLRVEGVVVEYLEGVDDLAAILDGFGPGPGRRVGVLVDHLVAGSKEQRIAEAVMRGRHRGHVLVVGHPYVDVWQAVKPARLGREAWPVVPRGTSWKHGVCAAFGWPHADQADIARAWQRILGRVRGYGDLEPALLGRVEELIDFVTTPAG, via the coding sequence GTGCCTGCTGCGAACCGCGACCCGTTCGGACCCGACCGCTACGGCGAGGATGTCCTCGCCGGCGACTGGCGAGCGGTGGGCCGGCGCGCGACCCCGGAGGTCCCGGCGATTCGGGACCTCGTCGTCGAACTCGCCGACGACGGGTACTGCGGCGCCGTGGTCCGGGTCGAGAAGCAGTTGGTGACCCTCGAGGATCGGCACGGCCGGACGCGCGTGTTCCCGCTCGGCCACGGGTTCCTCGTCGACGGCGAGCCGGTGCGGCTCGTGGCGCCGGTGGCCGCCGCGCCGCAGGGTCGTGTGCGCACCGCGTCGGGCTCGTTCGCGGTGGAGCCGGGGCGCCCGGCGAGGGTCGCGCTGCCGAGCCGCATCTTCGTCGAGGGCCGGCACGATGCCGAGCTCGTCGAGAAGGTCTGGGGCGCCGACCTGCGCGTCGAGGGGGTCGTCGTCGAGTACCTCGAGGGCGTCGACGATCTGGCCGCGATCCTCGACGGGTTCGGGCCGGGGCCGGGCCGCCGCGTGGGGGTGCTGGTCGATCACCTGGTCGCGGGCTCGAAGGAGCAGCGCATCGCGGAGGCCGTCATGCGCGGGCGCCACCGCGGGCACGTCCTCGTCGTGGGTCATCCGTACGTCGACGTGTGGCAGGCGGTGAAGCCTGCCCGGCTCGGTCGTGAGGCGTGGCCCGTGGTCCCGCGCGGGACTTCATGGAAGCACGGGGTGTGCGCCGCGTTCGGGTGGCCGCACGCCGACCAGGCCGACATCGCGCGTGCGTGGCAGCGCATCCTCGGCCGCGTCCGCGGGTACGGCGATCTCGAGCCCGCACTGCTCGGGCGGGTCGAGGAGCTGATCGACTTCGTGACCACCCCGGCGGGCTGA
- a CDS encoding VIT1/CCC1 transporter family protein — translation MTAPDPQASPADRARWRRYLADERAEAAVYRELAARRDGEEREILLALAAAEGRHEAHWLRLLGDDEHRIPRADLRTRMLAGLARTFGSIFVLALAQRAEARSPYSTDPDATPAMAADERIHGEVVRGLAARGRRRLAGTFRAAVFGANDGLVSNLALVLGIGATGVPAPVVLFTGIAGLLAGALSMGAGEYVSVRSQRELLEASAPDPTAREALGDLDLDANELALVYRARGMGEQDAVEHAALVLARVQAAERVQSPTDAMGTVEHDDEAVGTGMSAAVSSFLFFASGALIPVLPWILGMTGIAAIATATVLVSLALLLTGATVGILSGASPLKRALRQLAIGLGAAAVTYGLGLAFGTTIG, via the coding sequence ATGACCGCCCCTGACCCCCAGGCGAGCCCCGCCGACCGCGCAAGGTGGCGTCGCTACCTCGCCGACGAACGCGCCGAAGCCGCCGTGTACCGCGAACTCGCGGCACGCCGCGACGGCGAGGAGCGCGAGATCCTGCTCGCCCTGGCCGCTGCCGAAGGCCGCCATGAGGCGCACTGGTTGCGACTGCTCGGCGACGACGAGCACCGCATCCCACGGGCCGACCTCCGCACCCGCATGCTCGCCGGCCTCGCCCGCACCTTCGGTTCGATCTTCGTCCTCGCGCTCGCGCAGCGCGCCGAGGCGCGATCGCCCTACTCGACCGATCCCGACGCCACACCCGCGATGGCCGCCGACGAACGCATCCACGGCGAGGTCGTCCGCGGTCTCGCGGCACGCGGGCGACGCCGGCTCGCCGGGACCTTCCGCGCCGCGGTGTTCGGTGCCAACGACGGACTCGTCTCCAACCTCGCCCTCGTGCTCGGCATCGGCGCCACGGGCGTCCCCGCACCGGTCGTCCTGTTCACCGGCATCGCGGGCCTGCTCGCCGGAGCCCTGTCGATGGGCGCGGGCGAGTACGTCTCGGTGCGATCGCAACGCGAACTGCTCGAGGCGTCCGCCCCCGACCCGACCGCCCGCGAGGCGCTCGGCGACCTCGACCTCGATGCCAACGAACTCGCGCTGGTCTACCGGGCTCGGGGCATGGGCGAACAGGACGCCGTCGAGCATGCCGCCCTCGTGCTCGCTCGCGTCCAGGCCGCTGAACGCGTCCAGTCGCCGACCGACGCGATGGGCACGGTCGAGCACGACGACGAAGCCGTCGGCACGGGCATGAGCGCCGCCGTGTCGAGCTTCCTGTTCTTCGCCTCCGGCGCACTCATCCCGGTGCTGCCCTGGATCCTCGGTATGACCGGCATCGCAGCGATCGCGACCGCGACCGTCCTCGTGAGCCTGGCACTGCTGCTCACGGGCGCGACCGTCGGCATCCTCTCCGGCGCCTCGCCCCTGAAGCGGGCGCTGCGCCAACTCGCGATCGGGCTGGGCGCGGCCGCCGTGACCTACGGGCTCGGGCTCGCGTTCGGAACGACGATCGGCTGA
- a CDS encoding Lrp/AsnC family transcriptional regulator: MAQKPELDRVDRALLTALSANARASGAALAAEVGVAESTVSLRLRRLQSLGTVRGYRVDVDLSSVGVSLQALIAVRLVKHDRKEIDAFRNAVPHLPGVLSVFHMAGAEDYLLHVAARDSEELRQFVLAHLTGHPAVSHTETNLIFEHAEGDGWQKLVG, from the coding sequence ATGGCGCAGAAGCCCGAACTCGACCGGGTCGACCGCGCGCTGCTCACCGCGCTCTCGGCCAACGCCCGCGCATCGGGCGCCGCGCTCGCGGCGGAAGTCGGCGTCGCAGAATCCACGGTCTCGTTGCGGCTGCGCCGGCTTCAGAGTCTCGGCACCGTCCGCGGCTATCGGGTCGACGTCGACCTCTCCTCCGTCGGCGTCTCGCTCCAGGCCCTCATCGCGGTCCGGCTCGTCAAGCACGACCGCAAGGAGATCGACGCGTTCCGCAACGCCGTCCCGCACCTGCCCGGCGTGCTCAGCGTGTTCCACATGGCCGGAGCCGAGGACTACCTGCTGCACGTGGCCGCCCGCGACTCGGAGGAGCTGCGGCAGTTCGTGCTGGCCCACCTCACCGGCCACCCTGCCGTCTCGCACACCGAGACCAACCTCATCTTCGAGCACGCCGAGGGCGACGGCTGGCAGAAGCTCGTCGGCTGA
- a CDS encoding trans-sulfuration enzyme family protein, with translation MLTPSSNLETRAVHSGMTGVREQGSHVPAIDLSTTNPLGDVENGGLSYEELATGGRLTEGRSAVYQRLWQPGVARFETALADLEGASDAVAFASGMAALSAVLIAATTAGTPHVVAVRPLYGGTDHVLESGLLGTSVTWTDVAGVAAAIRPDTGLVVVETPANPTLELVDIRSVADAAGRVPLLVDNTFATPVLQRPIEHGATLVLHSATKYLGGHGDAMGGVVAGPAEWVERLRRVRALTGGLLHPMGAYLLHRGIRTLPIRVRAQQQTAAELATRLQAHPAVERVRYPGLPGQDPQGLLGRQLEGPGSIIALELGGGFDAACRFTEACSLVTHAVSLGGVDSLVQHPASLTHRPVAAEAKPDGNLVRLSIGLEHVDDLAADLLAALDAAWETDAAAGAYATSRTPGPMGS, from the coding sequence ATGTTGACACCGTCGTCCAACCTCGAGACCCGCGCCGTCCACTCAGGGATGACGGGGGTGCGCGAGCAGGGCTCCCATGTGCCTGCCATCGATCTTTCCACGACGAATCCGCTCGGCGACGTCGAGAACGGGGGGCTCTCCTACGAAGAGCTCGCAACCGGCGGGCGCCTCACCGAGGGTCGGTCGGCCGTCTACCAGCGACTCTGGCAGCCGGGCGTCGCCCGCTTCGAGACCGCCCTGGCCGATCTGGAGGGCGCATCGGACGCCGTCGCGTTCGCGAGCGGCATGGCGGCCCTGTCGGCGGTGCTCATCGCGGCGACGACCGCTGGCACGCCGCACGTCGTCGCGGTCCGCCCGCTCTACGGCGGCACCGACCACGTCCTGGAGAGCGGGCTGCTCGGAACGAGCGTGACCTGGACCGACGTCGCCGGCGTCGCCGCGGCGATCCGGCCCGACACCGGGCTCGTCGTCGTCGAGACCCCGGCGAACCCGACCCTCGAGCTCGTCGACATCCGCTCGGTGGCCGATGCGGCGGGGCGGGTGCCGCTGCTCGTCGACAACACCTTCGCGACGCCGGTCCTGCAGCGGCCGATCGAGCACGGCGCGACCCTCGTGCTCCACAGCGCGACGAAGTACCTCGGCGGTCACGGCGACGCGATGGGCGGCGTCGTGGCCGGACCGGCCGAGTGGGTCGAACGGCTGCGTCGGGTGCGCGCGCTGACGGGGGGCCTGCTGCACCCCATGGGGGCCTACCTGCTCCACCGCGGCATCCGCACCCTGCCGATCCGGGTGCGTGCGCAGCAGCAGACCGCCGCCGAGCTCGCGACGCGGCTTCAGGCGCACCCCGCGGTCGAGCGCGTGCGCTACCCGGGGCTTCCGGGCCAGGACCCGCAGGGCCTGCTCGGCCGGCAGCTCGAGGGCCCCGGATCGATCATCGCGCTCGAACTCGGCGGCGGCTTCGACGCCGCCTGCCGGTTCACCGAGGCGTGCTCGCTCGTGACCCACGCGGTCTCGCTCGGCGGGGTGGACTCGCTCGTGCAGCACCCCGCGTCGCTCACGCACCGACCCGTGGCTGCAGAGGCGAAGCCCGACGGCAACCTCGTGCGCCTCTCGATCGGGCTCGAGCACGTCGACGACCTCGCCGCCGACCTCCTCGCAGCCCTCGACGCGGCGTGGGAGACCGACGCTGCGGCCGGTGCCTACGCGACGAGCCGGACGCCCGGCCCCATGGGTTCGTAG